From one Candidatus Binatia bacterium genomic stretch:
- a CDS encoding carbon monoxide dehydrogenase, with amino-acid sequence MATFDGQIRRVAAYVEEMRTTGRPTREFVSASSPEALKEGLPIRIGSGANPKIILRNETFVELGNPAAGSCAVVLWTDTSALISDGRITLIGADVQEARGASLPFGQILLVAGKDLSAEEHQSVGQTQYVADQIEGYMVRSSARNIWSRVSNEAAAKGFGFETLGRSLMAIYKSSLPKVQAMEVIFVTSSKADVLRLNDIATEVREIGAEIVKERWKAKGYDLDCDLDCRSCHDKDVCDDIRKITAARLRKEKNAAAADRAS; translated from the coding sequence GTGGCGACCTTCGACGGGCAAATCAGGAGAGTGGCCGCGTACGTGGAAGAGATGCGCACCACGGGGCGGCCGACCAGAGAATTCGTCTCTGCCTCGTCGCCGGAGGCGCTCAAAGAAGGCCTACCGATTCGAATCGGTTCGGGAGCGAACCCGAAGATCATCCTGCGCAACGAGACCTTCGTAGAACTGGGGAACCCCGCCGCCGGTTCGTGCGCCGTTGTTCTGTGGACCGATACCTCTGCGCTCATCAGCGACGGAAGGATTACCCTGATCGGCGCCGACGTTCAGGAGGCGCGCGGGGCCAGCTTGCCGTTCGGCCAGATCCTGCTGGTGGCGGGAAAGGACCTGAGTGCCGAGGAGCATCAATCGGTCGGACAGACCCAATACGTTGCCGACCAAATCGAAGGCTACATGGTCAGAAGCTCTGCCCGGAACATCTGGAGCCGGGTGAGCAACGAGGCTGCGGCAAAGGGATTCGGCTTCGAAACCCTGGGGCGATCGTTGATGGCCATCTACAAGTCCAGCCTGCCCAAAGTGCAGGCGATGGAGGTCATTTTCGTCACCTCGAGCAAGGCCGACGTGCTGCGGCTGAATGATATCGCCACCGAGGTTCGCGAGATTGGTGCCGAGATTGTGAAGGAGCGCTGGAAAGCAAAAGGCTACGATCTCGACTGCGACTTGGATTGCCGCTCCTGCCACGACAAGGACGTCTGCGACGACATCCGGAAGATAACCGCCGCGCGTTTGCGGA
- a CDS encoding 2-hydroxyacyl-CoA dehydratase family protein — MDKLEVKEKSLARYKQERDWFAFLLEAAAMMDTPEGKLQVKMLQILLESKQKVVDCVMNDKPFIAAYFCTAPELFTAMDLPWFMIMETPFLGSSAPFVMDDLQGTEEMGLGTDLCTAIRLPIYYIETGQMPVPSAVIGLLSPCDGTTMLQQVLQHNKAWHDVPLFSPDPPYKSDERAITYFANELRQMVRFVEEHTGKKLDIDRLREVCEESNRTYTLWQEYNELRRAVPCPHGWEIGGAQAFAMSQCFRAGDPRCTDWFKQLLECGEDRVKAGRGANDYKPEKIRLLWFDIMPYGWVFEFMPWLEQEWGAVLVMDMFSNFPYTLIDTASEETMFHDLAKRNLIDVPMIRQARGTAEYFSSDIVRMVKDYKIDCVIWPGHMGHKDGAATAGIMRETCRDIGVPFLHIGLDLFDKRYTSVDEVKNRVSQFFTGMGLG, encoded by the coding sequence ATGGACAAGCTGGAAGTCAAAGAAAAATCGTTGGCGCGATATAAGCAAGAACGCGATTGGTTCGCGTTTCTCCTCGAAGCGGCCGCAATGATGGATACGCCGGAGGGGAAACTGCAGGTCAAGATGCTCCAGATCCTACTGGAGTCGAAGCAGAAGGTCGTCGACTGCGTCATGAACGACAAGCCGTTCATCGCGGCCTACTTCTGCACCGCACCGGAGCTCTTTACCGCCATGGACCTCCCGTGGTTCATGATCATGGAAACGCCATTCCTCGGGTCCTCCGCACCCTTCGTCATGGACGATCTTCAAGGTACCGAGGAAATGGGGCTGGGCACGGACCTCTGCACCGCGATTCGGCTCCCCATCTACTACATCGAGACCGGGCAAATGCCGGTTCCCTCGGCGGTGATCGGCCTGTTGTCGCCTTGCGATGGCACGACGATGCTGCAGCAGGTCCTGCAACACAACAAGGCCTGGCACGACGTTCCGCTCTTCTCCCCTGACCCGCCGTACAAGTCGGATGAGCGAGCCATCACCTACTTCGCCAATGAGCTGCGACAGATGGTGCGCTTTGTGGAAGAGCACACCGGGAAGAAACTGGATATCGATCGCCTGCGCGAGGTCTGTGAGGAGTCGAACCGGACGTACACCTTGTGGCAGGAGTACAACGAACTGCGGCGCGCGGTGCCATGTCCCCACGGCTGGGAGATCGGCGGGGCGCAAGCGTTTGCCATGAGTCAATGCTTCCGGGCCGGCGATCCCAGGTGCACCGACTGGTTCAAGCAACTCCTCGAATGCGGTGAGGACCGGGTGAAGGCGGGACGGGGCGCCAACGATTACAAGCCGGAAAAGATCCGCTTGCTCTGGTTCGACATCATGCCCTACGGCTGGGTTTTCGAGTTCATGCCGTGGCTGGAGCAAGAGTGGGGAGCGGTCCTGGTCATGGATATGTTCAGCAACTTCCCCTACACGCTCATCGACACCGCGAGCGAAGAGACCATGTTCCACGACCTGGCCAAGCGCAACCTGATTGACGTGCCGATGATCCGCCAGGCCAGAGGCACGGCAGAGTACTTCTCCTCGGACATCGTGCGCATGGTCAAAGACTACAAGATCGACTGCGTCATCTGGCCCGGCCACATGGGCCACAAGGACGGCGCTGCCACCGCCGGCATCATGCGCGAGACATGCCGCGACATCGGTGTGCCATTCCTGCATATCGGGCTCGACTTGTTCGACAAGCGCTACACCAGCGTCGATGAGGTCAAGAACCGGGTGTCGCAGTTCTTCACCGGAATGGGACTGGGCTGA
- a CDS encoding 2-hydroxyacyl-CoA dehydratase family protein, giving the protein METAIRSKAFETFAEVAGAIMNPAVREWRAQGKQVVGYFCSHMPTELLMAAGLLPYRMRGTGSDGTELSDAFFSSINCSFPRHTFNLALKGEYDFLDGLVCVSSCDHIRRVYDNWKQNLNTPFLKIMSLPKKVGDPQVDWYLEEINILRTELEQHFNVQISDQRLRDAIKLRNETRRLQRQLYALRKEKHPPINGAETLAVMVAGSAMPAEQYNPLLHSLLEDLQQANGNTGKTDYRARLMIVGSELDDPDYVEVIEQQGGLVVTDSICYGTRTMWVDVDEQAADPVEALARYYIQERPSCPRMNGDQPRRQKFLQDMIREFEVDGVIGERMLFCDFWCAEHYMNKMDLKEVGVPFLQLDREYITSGKGQLMTRIQAFLETMGK; this is encoded by the coding sequence TTGGAAACCGCAATCCGCTCAAAGGCGTTTGAAACGTTCGCCGAAGTTGCCGGCGCCATCATGAACCCGGCGGTCCGGGAGTGGCGGGCGCAGGGCAAACAAGTCGTCGGCTACTTCTGTTCTCACATGCCGACCGAGCTGCTGATGGCCGCCGGACTGCTCCCCTATCGCATGAGAGGGACAGGGAGCGACGGCACCGAACTCTCCGACGCGTTCTTCAGCAGCATCAACTGCAGTTTTCCCCGCCACACCTTCAACCTGGCCCTCAAGGGAGAGTACGATTTCCTTGACGGGCTCGTCTGCGTCAGCAGCTGCGATCACATCCGCCGCGTTTACGACAACTGGAAGCAGAACCTGAACACGCCCTTCTTGAAAATCATGAGCCTGCCCAAGAAAGTGGGCGACCCTCAAGTCGATTGGTACCTCGAGGAGATCAACATCCTGCGGACCGAGTTGGAACAGCATTTCAACGTCCAGATCTCCGACCAGCGACTGCGGGACGCGATCAAGCTGCGCAACGAAACGCGGCGCCTGCAGCGACAGCTGTATGCGCTTCGCAAGGAAAAACACCCGCCGATCAACGGCGCCGAAACACTCGCCGTCATGGTCGCCGGCAGCGCCATGCCGGCAGAGCAGTACAATCCGCTCCTGCACAGCCTCCTCGAAGATCTGCAGCAAGCGAATGGGAACACTGGGAAAACCGACTACCGAGCCCGGTTGATGATCGTCGGCAGCGAGTTGGACGACCCGGATTACGTCGAAGTGATCGAGCAACAAGGCGGTCTGGTTGTCACCGACTCGATTTGCTACGGCACCCGGACGATGTGGGTGGACGTCGACGAGCAAGCGGCGGATCCCGTCGAAGCCCTCGCCCGCTACTACATCCAGGAACGGCCGTCTTGCCCGCGAATGAACGGTGATCAGCCGCGACGGCAGAAGTTCCTGCAGGACATGATCCGCGAATTCGAGGTCGACGGGGTCATCGGCGAACGCATGCTGTTTTGCGACTTCTGGTGCGCCGAGCACTACATGAACAAGATGGACCTGAAGGAAGTCGGCGTACCGTTCCTTCAGCTGGATCGTGAATACATCACCAGCGGCAAGGGGCAGCTGATGACCAGGATTCAGGCATTCCTGGAAACCATGGGGAAGTGA
- a CDS encoding acyl-CoA dehydratase activase, protein MLVGGCDVGSTTGKAVILDGASVVSHFITPSTTNPEKTARLAMEEALKLAGLSSFTDLQYIVGTGYGRLKVPFANENVSEITCHARGAHWLNPAVRTVVDIGGQDCKVMSVDKNGRVIEFAMNDRCAAGTGRFFEAMARVLNCGLEGISAIDNQGSNAASITSQCSVFAESEVVTLINEGVELPNIIAGINNSVANRLFSMVRRVGLTKELALTGGCSKNNGLAKALEKKLGITVTLLPQDPQIAGAVGAALIACEKATHN, encoded by the coding sequence ATGCTTGTTGGGGGTTGTGACGTCGGGTCCACCACAGGGAAGGCTGTCATCTTGGATGGGGCGTCGGTCGTCTCTCATTTCATTACGCCATCCACAACCAACCCCGAGAAGACAGCCCGTCTGGCCATGGAGGAAGCCCTCAAACTGGCCGGGCTCTCGTCCTTCACCGACCTCCAGTACATCGTCGGCACCGGCTACGGCCGCCTCAAGGTCCCTTTCGCCAACGAAAATGTTTCCGAAATCACCTGCCACGCGCGTGGAGCACATTGGCTGAACCCGGCCGTCAGGACGGTGGTCGACATCGGTGGGCAAGACTGCAAGGTCATGTCTGTCGACAAGAACGGCAGGGTCATCGAATTCGCCATGAACGACCGCTGCGCTGCGGGCACCGGCCGGTTTTTCGAGGCCATGGCCAGAGTACTCAACTGCGGGCTCGAGGGCATTTCAGCGATCGATAACCAGGGCTCGAACGCCGCCAGCATCACCAGCCAGTGCAGCGTATTTGCCGAGTCGGAAGTGGTCACGCTGATCAACGAAGGCGTGGAATTGCCCAACATCATCGCCGGCATCAACAACTCGGTTGCCAACAGGCTCTTCTCCATGGTGCGGCGAGTCGGCCTCACCAAAGAACTGGCGTTGACCGGCGGGTGCTCAAAGAACAACGGGCTGGCGAAGGCGCTGGAAAAGAAGCTCGGGATCACCGTGACGCTGCTGCCGCAAGATCCGCAGATTGCCGGCGCGGTGGGGGCAGCCCTCATCGCCTGTGAAAAGGCAACCCACAACTAA